A portion of the Sphingobacterium spiritivorum genome contains these proteins:
- a CDS encoding FtsX-like permease family protein, translating to MISVIGVLVSSAALVIVLSFYNGMEKLILSMFSTFSPELRIEPVEGKLFSTNNQLFEELRKSKDIKSYSEVLEEKALLQFGNHQFIGKLKGIEPNSLYQHASDSMLYAGEFEIFKEDVSYAIIGANVQANLQIPIVGLRNTMLINSPKKGSTNAVNPADDIIQRGISPRGVLKYQQGFDDLVITPIDFARDALGEYDKVSAIEIYTRQPEKIEEIEQQIQNKLGKEFKVLNREEQNPTLYKTVSTEKWAVFFILTFIGIIAIFNIIGSMTMLVIDKRQDMIVLKSLGAENSLIQRIFYNEGMLIALIGSVSGIIIGYVFCFLQDTFGFIRTGEGNNSIIDAYPVDIRLSDFLLVFLTVLLASVLISYLSSLLSVKAIGDLKAENNE from the coding sequence ATGATTAGTGTAATTGGTGTGTTGGTCAGTAGTGCAGCACTCGTCATTGTATTATCTTTTTATAATGGAATGGAAAAGCTTATTCTCTCGATGTTCAGCACATTTTCTCCGGAACTTCGTATTGAACCGGTAGAAGGGAAGCTTTTTTCTACGAATAATCAGCTTTTTGAGGAACTGCGTAAAAGTAAGGATATCAAAAGCTATAGTGAAGTTCTTGAAGAGAAAGCTCTTTTGCAATTCGGCAATCATCAATTTATTGGCAAACTAAAAGGTATTGAACCAAATAGCCTCTATCAACATGCTTCAGACAGCATGTTGTATGCAGGAGAATTCGAGATTTTCAAAGAGGATGTCAGCTATGCCATTATTGGTGCGAATGTACAGGCAAATTTACAAATACCTATCGTTGGCCTGAGAAATACAATGCTGATCAACTCTCCCAAAAAAGGATCGACTAACGCAGTCAATCCGGCAGATGATATTATACAAAGGGGGATTAGTCCGAGAGGAGTACTTAAATACCAGCAAGGGTTTGACGATCTCGTCATCACCCCTATTGACTTTGCCAGGGATGCACTCGGTGAGTATGACAAGGTTTCGGCGATAGAAATATATACCCGGCAACCGGAAAAGATTGAAGAAATCGAGCAACAGATTCAGAATAAATTAGGCAAAGAGTTTAAAGTCTTAAATCGCGAAGAACAAAATCCTACACTCTATAAAACTGTTAGTACAGAAAAATGGGCGGTATTCTTTATTCTTACTTTTATAGGTATTATTGCGATATTCAATATTATCGGCTCTATGACAATGCTGGTCATTGACAAACGTCAGGATATGATTGTTTTAAAAAGTCTGGGTGCTGAAAATTCCTTAATACAACGTATTTTTTATAACGAAGGGATGCTGATTGCGCTTATTGGAAGTGTCAGCGGCATTATTATAGGATACGTATTTTGCTTTTTGCAGGATACTTTCGGATTCATTCGTACCGGTGAAGGCAATAATAGTATAATTGATGCTTATCCGGTAGATATACGATTGAGTGACTTCCTGTTAGTCTTCTTAACTGTATTATTAGCTTCCGTCCTTATTTCCTATCTGTCTTCTCTGTTAAGTGTAAAAGCAATAGGAGATCTGAAAGCGGAAAACAACGAGTAA
- a CDS encoding NifU family protein, with product MTLHERVEQALDTIRPYLETDGGNVSLEEITPENVVKLRLTGACASCSMSIMTFKAGLEQAIKKAVPEITSVEALNITSADDPNATTPSPKVL from the coding sequence ATGACGTTACACGAGAGAGTTGAACAGGCCTTAGATACAATTAGACCTTATTTAGAGACAGATGGAGGTAATGTAAGTTTAGAGGAAATCACACCTGAGAATGTTGTGAAACTTAGGTTGACAGGAGCTTGTGCATCTTGTTCTATGAGTATTATGACATTCAAGGCAGGGCTAGAGCAAGCGATCAAAAAGGCAGTTCCTGAGATCACTTCGGTTGAAGCTCTGAATATTACAAGTGCAGATGACCCGAATGCAACTACTCCTTCTCCAAAGGTTTTATAG
- the coaBC gene encoding bifunctional phosphopantothenoylcysteine decarboxylase/phosphopantothenate--cysteine ligase CoaBC, which produces MSLQGKNIVIGVCGSIAAYKIATLVRFLVKEKASVQVIMTPDAVEFITPLTLSTLSDKPVLVDYFDKKTGSWNNHVHLGLEADLLLIAPATANTLAKMANGQSDNLLTAVYLSAKCPVFVAPAMDLDMWKHPATQRNVAMLESYNNTIIHPGNGELASGLTGEGRLAEPEEILARVREYFTHDLPLSGKKALVTAGPTYEAIDPVRFIGNHSSGKMGYAIAEELKNLGAQVTLVSGPTHLNAPSDINRISVISASQMLEAANSYFDTADIIVMSAAVADYTPETVADQKIKKKENTFAIPLKKTTDILATLGKRKTDKQVLIGFALETNNELENAKGKLQKKNLDYIVLNSMQDKGAGFSTDTNKVTIIAKDGTLKEFSLKTKQEVAKDICNIILQHSSPSN; this is translated from the coding sequence ATGTCTTTGCAAGGCAAAAATATTGTAATTGGTGTATGCGGCAGTATTGCCGCATACAAAATTGCGACTCTCGTAAGATTCCTTGTAAAAGAAAAAGCGTCCGTACAAGTCATTATGACTCCGGATGCGGTAGAATTTATCACTCCACTTACACTTTCTACTCTATCCGACAAACCTGTACTGGTTGATTATTTCGACAAAAAAACCGGTTCCTGGAATAATCATGTTCACCTCGGACTGGAAGCGGATCTTCTACTGATCGCTCCTGCCACGGCTAATACATTAGCTAAAATGGCGAACGGACAGTCTGACAACCTCCTTACAGCAGTTTATTTATCAGCAAAATGCCCTGTTTTCGTTGCCCCGGCAATGGATCTGGATATGTGGAAACATCCAGCAACACAACGCAACGTTGCAATGTTAGAGAGTTACAACAATACCATCATACATCCCGGTAACGGAGAACTGGCCAGCGGTCTGACAGGTGAAGGCCGTCTTGCCGAACCAGAAGAGATTTTAGCCCGTGTAAGAGAATATTTCACACACGACCTACCCTTATCAGGTAAAAAAGCTTTAGTCACGGCAGGCCCTACATATGAAGCAATTGACCCGGTTCGTTTCATCGGCAATCATTCCAGTGGAAAAATGGGATACGCAATTGCTGAAGAATTGAAAAATCTGGGCGCTCAGGTCACATTAGTATCCGGACCTACTCACTTAAACGCTCCAAGTGATATAAACAGGATTTCCGTTATCTCAGCCAGTCAAATGCTGGAGGCTGCAAACTCATATTTTGATACAGCAGATATTATTGTCATGAGTGCAGCTGTAGCAGATTATACTCCTGAAACAGTCGCAGATCAGAAGATCAAGAAGAAAGAAAATACCTTTGCTATTCCTCTCAAAAAGACGACTGATATACTGGCAACCTTAGGAAAGAGAAAGACAGACAAACAAGTGCTTATCGGCTTTGCGCTGGAGACAAATAATGAACTCGAGAATGCAAAAGGTAAGCTCCAAAAGAAGAACCTGGATTATATTGTCCTTAATTCTATGCAAGATAAAGGAGCCGGCTTTTCTACAGATACGAATAAAGTAACAATTATTGCTAAAGACGGTACTTTAAAAGAGTTTTCCCTAAAAACGAAACAAGAGGTAGCAAAA
- a CDS encoding shikimate dehydrogenase family protein — MKKLGLIGFPLGHSFSKKYYLEKFEKEHIRGIDYNLYPLEDIHQFPDLYQETDGLYGVNVTIPYKQTIIPFLDELSPEAQQMNAVNCIQIKKKDKGYHLKGFNTDAFGFEESLKPLLKPHHNKALILGNGGAAQAVVFSLQKLGITYTFVSRTKTDTNLTYSDLNDTIIKENTLIINCSPLGTYPNVDTCPDIPYESISEEHLLYDLVYNPEVTLFLKKGLEKGAAIKNGYDMLLLQAERNWIIWNET; from the coding sequence ATGAAAAAATTAGGGCTCATTGGATTTCCGTTAGGTCACTCCTTTTCCAAAAAGTACTATTTAGAAAAATTTGAAAAAGAACATATCCGGGGCATTGATTACAACTTATATCCGTTAGAAGACATCCATCAGTTTCCTGATCTCTATCAGGAAACTGATGGTCTTTATGGCGTAAATGTCACCATACCTTATAAACAAACGATTATTCCTTTTCTGGATGAATTATCTCCCGAAGCACAGCAAATGAATGCTGTAAATTGTATCCAGATCAAAAAAAAGGATAAAGGATATCATTTGAAAGGATTTAATACAGATGCATTCGGTTTCGAAGAATCACTGAAGCCACTTCTCAAACCACATCATAACAAAGCACTCATTTTGGGTAATGGAGGTGCTGCACAGGCAGTAGTCTTCTCTCTTCAAAAATTAGGCATTACTTATACATTTGTTAGCCGCACAAAAACAGATACCAATCTTACCTATTCGGATCTGAATGACACCATTATAAAAGAAAATACCCTTATTATCAACTGTTCGCCGCTGGGAACCTATCCCAATGTAGATACTTGCCCGGATATCCCTTATGAAAGTATATCTGAAGAGCATCTGCTTTATGATCTCGTGTACAATCCTGAAGTTACTTTGTTTCTTAAAAAGGGGCTTGAAAAAGGGGCCGCAATCAAAAATGGATATGACATGCTATTACTTCAGGCCGAAAGGAACTGGATTATATGGAACGAAACATAA
- a CDS encoding gliding motility lipoprotein GldD, which translates to MRTFLLFSVVIFSFCTIITACQEDYSPKPRGYFRIEFPEKKYKMTQTGCPFDFEIPAYAALEKDHEKDARPCWLNLDFPQFNARLHLSYFDINKNVSFQQLSEDARTFAFNHTVKATAIEQKRINKKDRRIFGVQYLIRGNTASNDQFFVSDSTQHYLRGALYFNEKPHLDSIQPVLDFINADIERIIQTIHWK; encoded by the coding sequence ATGAGAACATTTCTTTTATTTTCAGTAGTTATCTTCTCTTTCTGTACTATTATTACAGCCTGCCAGGAAGACTATTCCCCTAAGCCAAGAGGTTATTTTAGAATTGAATTTCCGGAAAAAAAATACAAAATGACGCAGACAGGCTGTCCGTTCGATTTCGAAATTCCAGCTTATGCGGCATTAGAGAAGGATCATGAAAAGGATGCCAGGCCATGCTGGCTGAATCTCGATTTTCCGCAATTTAATGCACGCCTTCATCTCAGCTATTTTGACATTAACAAAAATGTCTCCTTTCAGCAATTAAGTGAAGACGCCAGAACATTTGCATTCAATCACACGGTAAAAGCCACCGCGATTGAACAGAAAAGAATCAATAAAAAAGATCGCCGTATATTTGGTGTACAATATCTGATCCGGGGAAATACAGCCTCAAATGACCAGTTTTTTGTATCCGATAGTACACAGCATTATCTAAGAGGAGCGCTGTATTTCAATGAAAAACCACACCTCGATTCCATACAACCGGTTCTAGACTTTATTAATGCCGATATTGAACGCATCATCCAAACAATACATTGGAAATAA
- a CDS encoding outer membrane protein assembly factor BamD translates to MFLNRRLVAVVAGLLLIVFISGCKSKFEKLRASNNLALKYQEAVKFYEKKKYTKALALFDDLMQRYRGQAEAEDLYYYTAYTNYRLKDYTSARYHFKQFAQTFPNSAKAEECRFMTAYCFYLDSPRSSLDQENTRKAIDELQLFVNLYPESEKAKEASDLIQQLRDKLEKKAFSNAKLYYDMGLNDDYKAAVIALENVLKDYPDTKYAEEINYLIIKAQFRYAEKSTPRRQEERYSKVIDYYQDFIDDYPESKHRKEVDDIRKDSETNMAVAIKRWNEIKKSIEEQERELGVNQQRESTEEVKK, encoded by the coding sequence ATGTTTTTAAATAGGCGTTTAGTGGCAGTTGTTGCCGGATTATTGCTCATTGTATTTATTAGTGGCTGTAAGAGCAAGTTTGAGAAGTTGCGGGCCAGCAATAATTTGGCTTTAAAGTACCAGGAGGCTGTCAAATTTTACGAAAAAAAGAAATATACGAAAGCCTTAGCCCTATTTGACGACTTAATGCAACGTTATAGAGGACAGGCCGAAGCGGAAGATTTATATTACTACACAGCATATACAAACTACCGACTAAAAGACTATACTTCTGCTCGTTATCATTTTAAACAGTTTGCACAGACTTTTCCAAACAGTGCAAAAGCTGAAGAATGTAGGTTTATGACAGCTTATTGTTTTTACCTGGATTCTCCAAGATCTTCACTGGATCAGGAAAATACACGTAAGGCTATTGATGAGCTGCAGTTGTTTGTAAACCTTTATCCGGAATCAGAGAAAGCAAAAGAAGCGTCAGATCTGATTCAGCAATTAAGGGACAAGTTGGAGAAAAAAGCATTTTCAAATGCAAAACTATATTACGATATGGGGCTTAATGATGATTACAAAGCTGCCGTTATCGCATTGGAGAATGTACTTAAAGACTATCCGGATACGAAGTATGCTGAAGAGATCAATTATCTGATTATCAAAGCACAATTCAGATATGCAGAAAAAAGCACGCCTCGCAGACAGGAAGAACGTTACAGCAAGGTGATTGATTATTATCAGGACTTTATAGATGATTATCCCGAAAGTAAGCACCGTAAAGAAGTGGATGACATCAGAAAAGATTCAGAAACGAATATGGCCGTAGCTATCAAAAGATGGAACGAGATCAAAAAATCTATTGAAGAACAAGAAAGAGAGTTGGGTGTTAACCAACAACGTGAAAGTACTGAAGAAGTAAAGAAATAA
- a CDS encoding DNA-directed RNA polymerase subunit omega, with the protein MSQTNNNSLPNSTVTRDLRQLDKGTDNLYESIVVISKRANQVAVDMKEELNGKLAEFASNNDNLEEVFENREQIEISKHYERMPKPTLVAIDEFLHDKVYFRNPSKEQE; encoded by the coding sequence ATGAGTCAAACAAATAATAACAGTCTTCCAAATTCAACGGTTACACGTGATTTGAGACAATTGGATAAAGGTACTGATAACCTGTACGAGTCTATCGTCGTCATTTCCAAAAGAGCTAATCAGGTTGCTGTTGACATGAAAGAAGAGTTAAACGGTAAACTTGCTGAATTTGCCAGTAACAACGATAATCTGGAAGAAGTCTTCGAAAACCGCGAACAGATTGAAATTTCTAAGCACTACGAGCGTATGCCAAAGCCTACACTTGTAGCTATCGATGAATTCCTTCACGATAAAGTTTACTTCAGAAATCCTTCTAAAGAGCAAGAATAA
- a CDS encoding tetratricopeptide repeat protein has protein sequence MEEEFEFGSPEEQKFSVDRYEEMIRNEDQYFFDTKAFEGIIDYYMDKNDPIKALQVVDYAINQHPFETNFFLKQAQLFAATNQFHNALASLDKAELLEPSEGDIYLIKGSILGSLNNFDEAHQNLQKALELTDSKDEVFYQISGLYQAQGDYEKAVYYLRKSLELNMENQDALYELAFCYDVLDKQEESVAFYLQYIDNDPYSYAAWYNLGNAYHKLSQYREAIDAYDYAILIKENFSSAYFNKGNALVNLDCFKEAIEVYKHTFEYEPPSAETYCAIGECYEKLEQMDEARQYYKKAVKLDSNMGDAWFGIGVTLDFEERYFESLHFYKKALDIDGQNPDYWFAIADARYKLKQLDEAEKAYAKVVELNPTDVEAWLDFSSIYFEQSKFVEAIDTIADAINNNPEAAELYYRMVAYLFANGQYNEALNFLELGLATDPQKHYIIFEYLPQLQGNKIIVDIIKKYAL, from the coding sequence ATGGAAGAAGAATTCGAATTTGGTTCTCCTGAAGAACAGAAGTTTTCGGTTGACCGCTATGAAGAAATGATCAGAAATGAAGATCAATATTTCTTTGACACGAAGGCTTTTGAGGGCATCATCGACTATTATATGGATAAGAATGATCCTATAAAAGCCCTACAGGTTGTCGACTATGCAATCAACCAGCACCCCTTTGAAACCAATTTCTTTTTGAAACAAGCACAGCTGTTCGCTGCAACAAACCAGTTTCACAATGCATTGGCTTCACTGGATAAAGCAGAACTTCTGGAACCTTCAGAAGGAGATATTTACCTCATAAAGGGTAGTATACTCGGATCGCTTAATAACTTTGATGAGGCGCATCAAAACTTACAGAAAGCACTTGAACTTACCGATAGTAAGGATGAAGTATTTTATCAGATAAGCGGACTATATCAGGCACAGGGAGACTATGAGAAAGCAGTATATTACCTGCGGAAATCTTTGGAACTGAATATGGAAAATCAGGATGCACTGTATGAACTAGCTTTCTGTTATGATGTACTGGACAAACAGGAAGAAAGTGTTGCGTTTTATCTACAGTATATTGATAATGATCCATATTCTTATGCTGCATGGTACAATCTGGGTAATGCCTACCATAAGCTAAGTCAGTATAGAGAAGCTATAGACGCCTATGACTATGCCATTTTAATAAAAGAGAACTTCTCTTCGGCCTATTTCAATAAAGGGAATGCATTGGTCAATCTGGATTGTTTTAAGGAAGCAATTGAGGTCTATAAACATACTTTCGAGTATGAACCGCCGAGTGCTGAAACATATTGTGCTATTGGAGAATGTTACGAGAAGCTGGAACAGATGGATGAAGCCCGCCAGTATTACAAAAAAGCAGTGAAGCTGGATAGCAATATGGGTGATGCATGGTTTGGAATCGGAGTAACATTAGATTTTGAAGAGCGCTATTTCGAATCGCTTCATTTTTACAAAAAAGCCTTGGATATAGATGGACAAAATCCGGATTACTGGTTCGCCATTGCGGATGCTCGCTACAAGTTAAAACAACTGGATGAAGCAGAAAAAGCATACGCAAAGGTCGTTGAACTTAATCCGACTGATGTGGAAGCGTGGCTTGATTTTTCATCTATCTACTTTGAGCAAAGCAAATTTGTAGAAGCAATAGACACCATAGCTGATGCAATTAACAACAATCCGGAAGCAGCAGAGTTGTACTATCGAATGGTTGCCTATTTATTTGCAAACGGTCAATATAATGAAGCCTTAAACTTTCTGGAATTAGGACTCGCAACAGATCCCCAGAAGCACTATATTATTTTTGAATACCTGCCTCAATTGCAGGGAAACAAAATCATTGTTGATATCATAAAAAAATACGCTTTATAA
- a CDS encoding MBL fold metallo-hydrolase yields the protein MVHLKQFVCNPYQENTYVLYDDKGYCAIIDPGMYGKAEEDLFLSFMEEHKLNPVLLLNTHCHIDHVLGNKFIHEQYGLLPQFHEGELPLLIEVQNYAPQMGIRYDISPIGEYFLPEEGTVSFGDNVLKLIFVPGHSPAHLCFYHESQKFVIGGDALFRGSIGRTDLPGGNHNQLLKSIKEKLYTLPEDVIVYPGHGPSTTIGEEKRTNPFVRA from the coding sequence ATGGTTCATTTAAAGCAATTTGTCTGCAATCCTTATCAGGAAAACACATATGTACTTTACGATGATAAAGGCTACTGTGCTATCATTGATCCGGGAATGTATGGAAAAGCAGAAGAAGATCTTTTCTTATCATTTATGGAAGAGCATAAACTAAATCCTGTTTTACTGCTGAACACCCATTGTCATATTGATCACGTATTGGGTAATAAATTCATTCATGAGCAATATGGTCTTTTACCTCAGTTTCATGAAGGAGAACTTCCCTTATTGATAGAAGTACAGAATTATGCCCCTCAGATGGGAATACGCTATGATATCTCTCCTATCGGTGAATATTTTTTACCTGAAGAAGGAACTGTCAGCTTTGGAGACAATGTTTTGAAACTGATATTCGTGCCTGGTCATTCTCCCGCGCACTTATGCTTCTATCATGAATCCCAAAAATTTGTGATAGGAGGAGATGCTCTATTTAGAGGCAGTATCGGAAGAACAGATTTACCGGGAGGCAATCACAATCAATTGCTAAAAAGTATAAAGGAAAAACTTTATACCTTACCGGAAGATGTAATTGTATATCCGGGGCATGGTCCATCAACCACTATCGGAGAGGAAAAAAGAACCAATCCTTTTGTACGCGCATAA